The Thermomicrobiales bacterium genome contains the following window.
CCCATGTAGCAACGTAGCTGCCCAGCGGGCTTCGTGGACCGTGTGTGACGAGCGAACCAGGTTACTGGTCCAGGTGAGCATCCGCAGCGCTCGCAGCTCGTTCGGCTACCTTGAGTGACGGAAGCCACGGACTGCGCGTCTCCCGAGCATCGGTTGGCAGACGAATGCTCTGATCACACCTGAAGTCCTCGAAACAGCGCTCTTGAAAGCCAGCTCGACTCATGGCTGATGAGCGGATTTCTGTGCATCTCATTGATAGACATACATAAATACCAAGTTAAAGAGCCAAAATCTGTGCCGCCCGATGTCGCCGCTGCGCGCCACGCCGAAATGCAAGCGGGTACATTACCGAAGAGTGAATCCGAAATCGATTGCACGATTCTGTTTTTCCTGCTACGGTGTGACCTGACACGTGTCACCAATAGATATTGCCAGCTAATACTTCCATGATGCCTCTCGGTTGAGCACAAACATGCTGGTCAATGAACCTCAGAAACATTGTGTCCAGTATCCGAGGCATCCAACCATCCATCTCTAGCAATCCAATCGGCCCGAGGTTTGCATCTTCTTATGCCAAACAGTATTTATTGAACGCAATTCGCCTGTGTGTTGGTGAGTTCTGGAGCGAAGCATAGAGCAATCACTCCACAAGAAGAAAGGAAGATGGATACACAACAATAGGCGTGTCCTGTTGAAAGTTTGTTCGTTATGAGGGGAGACACGAACTTGTCGTCAATTATTCCAGTGCCGTCAGGGCATCCGACGTTCATGGATGTGCCACGATGTGTAGATCTCAGCACACTCGAGGCTGACATCGCCATCATTGGCGTTCCGTACGGTGTGCCGTATCACATGTCAGGAGCTACTCAGGTATCGAGCACGTCTCCAGGCACCGTGCGTGAGCAGTCGATGCGCTTTCCACGCTTTCTGACGCATTACGACTACGACTTCGGCGGCGACATCTTCAATGGTCGAGATGTCAAGATCGTTGACTGCGGCGATGTTGAGATGACACCTGGCGCGTACGAGGAGAATAGCCGGGCGACGACGGATGTCATTCGGGCGATTCTGGACCGCGGCGCGGTGCCAATCGTGCTCGGCGGCGACCATGCAATCCCCATTCCCGTCATGCGTGCGTATGAGGACCATGGCCCGATCTTCGTTGTTCAGCTCGACGAACATCTCGATTGGCGGGAAGAAGTGAACGGCGTCCGTGAAGGGCTATCGAGTCCGATGCGACGCGCTTCCGAGATGAGCTGGGTCAGTGGAATGGCACAGATTGGGCTGCGCGCTGTTGGTAGTGCTCGCCAGGGAGAAGTGGACGACGCAATTGCCTACGGCAGCATTCTGGTAGGTGCTGAGGAGCTGCACAGGGTTGGCGTCGAGGCAGTGCTGGAGCGGATTCCTGCGGGGCAACGCTACTACATCACCTTCGACGCTGACGGGCTCGATCCCACAATCGCTCCGGGAGTGCTCACGCCGGGGTTCGGCGGCATCGACTATTACGAAGCGTCGAACCTCCTCCGTGGTCTGGCCCGGCGGGGCACAATCGTCGGTTTGGACTTCGTCGAAATCGTGCCTCATCTGGATGTCAACAACACGACAAGCCTTGTGGCTGCGCGATTGATCCTCAACCTGATTGGGCAAATGGCCTGGTCGGGTCAGATTGGTCGAACCTGAGGAGTGCGCTGCGTTGATAGGAGAGTGATGAGATGGCCCTCGACAAGTCGCTCATCCTGAACAGCATCGAGCAACGACAAGCCGAGTTCATTGACCTGTGTAGCAAGATCGTTCAAATCCCGAGCGAGAACCCGCCTGGGGACACGACCGAGCTAACGAGCTTCATCTCCGGGATCCTCTCACAATGGGGGATCGAACATACGGTACTGGAGCCACGCCCAGGCAATCCAATGATCCTTGCATCAGCCGGCAGCGATGCTGGTCGACATCTTGTCCTGAACGGGCATCTCGACGTATTCCCGGCCGATGATCCTGCGTTGTGGTCGACACCCCCGTTCTCCGGGCTGGTTGAGGACGGCAAGATCATGGGACGTGGTGCGGCTGATAT
Protein-coding sequences here:
- a CDS encoding agmatinase, giving the protein MSSIIPVPSGHPTFMDVPRCVDLSTLEADIAIIGVPYGVPYHMSGATQVSSTSPGTVREQSMRFPRFLTHYDYDFGGDIFNGRDVKIVDCGDVEMTPGAYEENSRATTDVIRAILDRGAVPIVLGGDHAIPIPVMRAYEDHGPIFVVQLDEHLDWREEVNGVREGLSSPMRRASEMSWVSGMAQIGLRAVGSARQGEVDDAIAYGSILVGAEELHRVGVEAVLERIPAGQRYYITFDADGLDPTIAPGVLTPGFGGIDYYEASNLLRGLARRGTIVGLDFVEIVPHLDVNNTTSLVAARLILNLIGQMAWSGQIGRT